TCAATGTCTATACGCCGCAGCCGCAGATCAACAGCGTCAACAGCATCAAGACCGTCCCGGTCGATGCCTCGGGGAATGCTTCGAACGATCATGATGTGCAACTGCTCGGCAATTTAGCCGACCTGTCGGCGGAGGGCACGCCGGGCGTGATCACGCACGGGAACATCATGCCCCTGTTCGACATCTACGTCTCCGCCGAAGGGCGTGATCTCGGCGGCGTGCTGGCAGATGTCGAGAGGATTGCCCACAGCATGGAGCACGAGAAGCCCCTCAGCGCCGAGGTCGAAATCCATGGCCAGGCCGCGCTGATGTACGAGGCCTATGCCGAGCTGATCTTCGGGCTGCTCGCCGCGATCGTGCTGGTCTATCTGCTGATCGTCGTCAACTTCCAATCCTGGCTTGACCCCTTCATCATCATTACGGCGTTGCCCGGTGCCTTGGCGGGCATCGCGTGGGCGTTGTTTCTGACCCATACGCGGCTGTCGGAGCCCGCGCTGACGGGGGCGATCATGACCATGGGCACGGGGACCGCCAATTCGATCCTCGTCGTGTCCTATGCGCGCGAGCGGCTCCAGGAGCACGGCGACGCGCTCTTGGCCGCGATCGAAGCCGGGAAGACCCGCTTTCGTCCGGTGCTCATGACGGCCTCGGCCATGATCATCGGGATGGTCCCCATGGCGACGGGCTATTCCCAGAATGCGCCGCTGGGCCGCGCCGTCATCGGCGGCTTGCTCGTGGCCACGGTCTTCACCCTGTTTTTCGTGCCCTGCGTGTACGCGATGGTCTACAGCCGGCGAATGGCTCGGCAAAAGGGACAGGCTTCATGATGAAGACATTCGGTGGAAGAAGCGTGGCGCTTTTCGCGGTCCTCCTGTTTGCGCTCTATGTCGGCTACCGGATTCATGAGAGCAGGAGCGATGCCGCGCTGCTGCGCGAGAAGACGCTCGAAGAGGCCGTCCCCACCGTGGCCGTCGTCTTTCCAAAGCCGGTGCCGGCGACCGAGACCATTACGCTTCCCGGCAATATCGTGGGCTGGTACGAGGCGCCGATGTACGCGCGAGTCACGGGCTATGTGAAGATGTGGTACAAGGACTACGGAGACCAGGTCAAGACAGGCGACATCCTCGCCGAAATCAACGCGCCGGATCTCGACGCCGAATATGCGCAGGCCAAGGCGGATCTGGAGACGGAACGGGCCAGGTATAAGCTTGCCGAGGTGACCGCGAAGCGCTGGGCCGCGCTCCGCCCGAATCATGCCGTCTCCGAACAGTCGATCACGGTGAAGGAACAGGAGTTGAAAGCCGAAGCGGCAAAGGTCAAGGCCGCGGAACAAAAGGTCAGGAACATCGAAGCGTTCATCAGGTTCAAAACGATCGTCGCGCCCTTTGACGGCGTGGTGACCCAACGCAACATCAACGTCGGCGACTTGGTCAGCAAGGAGGGCAATCTCAGCACCCCCAATGCGAAAAGCAACCTCTTTACCGTGGCCGACGTCCATATCTTGCGTCTCTTCGTCAACGTGCCGGAATCGTTCGGGCCCTTCCTCCAGCCGGGCCTGACGGCCGACGTGACCGTGCCGCAACTGCCCAATCGTCATTTCACCGCGAAATTCCTGACGGTTTCGAAGGGATTCGATGTGAGCACGCGCACCGCGGTGACGGTCTTTACGATCGACAACGAGGACCGGGCGCTCTGGCCGGGCTCCTACGCCGAGGTCCATCTCACGGCTCCGGTCAATCGAGAAGCCTTCACGATGCCCTCCACCGCGTTGGTGTTCCAAGAACACGGCACGCAAGCGGCCGTCGTGACGGAGGACGACCGAGTCCACTTGAAACCCATCACGGTGAGCAAACTCATGGATCAAGTTGTCGAAGTGGCGGAGGGACTTTCCGAAAGCGACCGCATCATCAACAATCCCAGCGCCGCATTGCTCGAGGGCGACCAGGTGCGCGTCGTGACTCCGGCGCCGGGGTATGATCTGGTCAATACCGAGTCCTCGGCGTCAAAAGACAACTCAAACCCACATGAGCAATCCCGGACAAAGGCACCATCGGCACCACCATCGCCAGTTTCGCCATGATCATCGGCTTGCGTAGGCGCGTGAAATCAGACGTGTCATCCATGGTTCGCGCCACTCGGCGATGCAGCGGCTTGGTCCTGTTGGTGCTCAATCTATCCGCTTGCCAAAGCGACTGGCTGCCGCACGCCGATCTGGCGCCCGATTATCAGCCGCCCCAATACGTCGTGCCCGCCTCATGGCACGGCGCCAGTCCCTTCGTCGAAGCGAAGCCGTCGGACGGCGAATTGCGTCCGGATTGGTGGGAGCTGTATGACGATCCGGTCCTGAACAGGCTCGAGGAACAGGCCATGGCGGCCAATCCGGATCTGCAGGCCGCCGCCGAGCGGTTCGTCCAGGCCCGGGATGTGATGATGAAGGTCCGCTCGCAGCGGATCCCGCAAATCGGCATTGGATTTGACGCCTCGGACAATCGGATATCTGACAATCGTCTGTTTCGAGCCCCCGACATTTCACTTGAGCAATCGAGCGTTGTGGCGGGGGGGCTCGCGTCCTGGGAGCCGGATTTCTGGTCGGCGATTCGCAATGCGACGCGCGTGGAAACCTACCGCGCCGAAGAACGCGCCGCCGAGTGGGGCCTCGCTCGACTCAGTCTCCAGGCGGAAATCGGGGCGAACTATTTCACCCTGCGCGGCTACGACGCGCAAATTGCCATCTATTCCCAATCGATCGCGCTCTATAAGCAGTCGCTCGAACTCGTCAGGGCGCAGTTCGCCGGCGCGATCGCGTCGGCCCTGGACGTCGCCCGGGTCGAATCGCTGTTGTTCAGCACGGAGACGCAATTGGCGCGGGTTCAAGGACAGCGCCAGGTGACGGAACAGGCGATCGCCGTCCTGGTCAATATGGCGCCGGCCAGTTTCACGATCAAGCCGGTCGATGACCTTCGCGTCGCGAATTTCACGATTCCCCAAACGATCCCATCCACCTTGTTGGAGCGTCGGCCCGACGTGGCGGGGATGGAGCGCCGGATGGCGCAGGCAAACCGCGCCATCGGCATCGCCCGCGCCGCTTTTTTCCCCGATGTAAGGTTCCGTGTCGGCGGCGGATTTGAAGATGCCGGCATCAATTTGATCTCGCTGGCGAATAGTTTTTGGTCCTATGGCGCCACCGTTGCGCTGCCGGTCTTCCAGGGTGGGTATCGCCGCGCCCAATTGCAGCAGGCCTGGTCGGCCTATCGCGAGACGGAAGACCGATACCGTTCGACGGTGCTCAATGCGTTCCGCGAGGTCGAGAACAATTTGAGCCTGACCAACCGGCTGACCGTCGCCGCCAATCGACAAGACGCCGCTGTCGGCGCCACGCTGAAGACGCAAAATCTCACCACGGAGCTCTATCAGGGCGGGCTGGCTTCCAGCCTGGAGCTTATTTACGCGCAGGTCGCCACCCTCACGGCGCGCATCGACGCCGTGCAGATCAAGGCCGAGTTGCTGAGGGCCTCGGTGGCGCTGATCCGCGCGCTCGGCGGAGGCTGGAACCGAGAGCAATTGCCGACCGATGAGCAGATTCAGCCCTTCGGGACGTTCCAGTATGTCGATCTCGACAAACCGCCGCCTGCCGGTGGCATCGATGTCAACGCGGCCAATAATTGGGCGAACAATGATCTGACCAAACCTGCCGTTCCTTGAGCGTCCCGGCAGATCCCTGCGGGCGCCGGCATCCGAGGATGTCGGTCATCGCATCACCACCTTGCCGCTCTTGTTCCAGTACCATTGAATGGAAAAATTGGGATAGATCGCGTCCAGCGTATTCTGTCCGGCCGCCGTAAAGAGGACGCCGACGGCTCCCACCCAGGCGTCGGAGAAGCGCCATTGAATGGCCGGTTCGACTCCGATCACGGTTGATCCGTTCTGTGGGCCCCGATTGATCGATTGTCCGTCCAGCCGCCAGGTCAACGTGTGGAAGGTGACGAATTCGAGGTTGTAGGCCAGGCCCCGCTTGTCGTCCAGGAAATGCTCGAACACCAGCCTGGTATTGACGATATCGCCGGTATAGGTGGTCTGGCCTCCGTCGCTGCCGGGCGCGGCATAGGTATAGAACACCCCGCCGCTGATTCGGAACGGCCGGAGGTTCTTTCTGAACGTGAGGCCTTCCGTGACCCCGTACTCTCCGAATCTGGTGGCCGGCAGACGGCCCAGCGGCGGAAAGCCTCCAGGCGGCCGCTCGGTGCCCGCCCACCGGCTGGTCGGGAGCACGACCTGCGTGTACAGCGTCATGGACGGCCTGGCGCTGTCGGGATCCTGGACCAGTGGTCGATATTTGAGGATCAAGGAAAGGTCTCCCATCCCGGTATCGGTCGTCCAATCGCCGGCCGAGTCCTTGGCCCAAAAACTGATGAGGGAGGTGGCGACGCCAAGCTCAAGGTGGTTCGTCAAACCGTAGGTGACGGTGACGAGCGGGGAGACCGAATAGAGGCTGACGGGGCTGTCGCGACGATCGGCGGCGAAGGAAAGCTGGTTTCCATAACTATGCTCGCTGATCTGCGAGAACACGAATGGCCGGACCGAAAGCTGACCTTGGGGGTGGATGTCGACGGATTGCATAAGAAGCGGACCTTCGGAAAAAGGATTCCAGCTCTTCCGGTATGCCTGAATTTCGGCATCGGTCGGGACCCATTGCCAGGCCAGAAGGGGCTCTGTCGGGAGCAGGCCTGTGGTCAGGAAGAGAAGGAAGCAGGCAAGGAAACGGTTTGATGACATAGGTAGTCGTGATCGGTGGAGAGTGGACATGGCTTGTTGAGAGGGGCGACTATATTTAAAGTTGAGTTTATTTGTCAAGAACAATTACAAGGATGGTTTACGATGAACTTTTCTCCTGGCATGGTGGCGATGTCGATCAGCAGGAAGGCTGAAAAACCGGCGATGGCCGATCCGAATCCGGGGGAACCGTCATGGGGAGGAAGGAGAAGGGATCGGGAAGTCAGCGGCGGAAGCCTTTGGCCCAGTCATAACCGTGGACGATAACCCAAACCAGGACGCAGGGAACCAGAAAGGCGAACAAGCCGCCGACCAAGAGGAGAAGGTCCTGCAACCAGGTCCTGGGGACCTGTGCGTGCCAGAGCGACAGAGCGATGAGGAACCAGACGGTCGCGGAGGTGGTTCCCAGGGCCGCGGCAAAAATGCGTCTTCCCGCATGGGATGGTCTGGCGAGGCTGACTTCTGACATGGCTGGGAGGCGGGTCATCATGGTGCCGATCTCTTATCGGTTGCCGTCCGGTCTTCTGAATAGGGCGGCCGGCATGGCGGCATAGCCTGATGGGTGCCGTCTTAGGATCGGTCGCCGAAGGGTTTTGGAAAGTGTAGCACTTGAGAGGAAACGGGCTTGACAGCGGCTGCCAAGAGATGTAACCATTGGATACACATGAAGCCGGATGAACTTAAACGTCGCCGCCTGGCTCTCGGGCTGACACAAGAGGAGTTGGCCAGGGAGTTACGGACAACCAGGATGACCGTGACCCGTTATGAAGGAGGAACGCGGCGCATTCCCGGTGTCGTGGATGTGCTGCTGAAAAAACTGGCTGAGAAGCGTGTGCTGCCGATGGCGGGAGTCGTGGCGGCGGGGCATCCGATCGAACCAATTGCCCAATCGGACTTCGTGGAGGTTCCTCAGTCGATGGTGGAGGCAGGCGGCACGATGGTCCTGAGGATTAAGGGGGAATCGATGCGCGAGGAGGGCATCCTGCCCGGAGATTACGTGGTGGTCAGGAAACAACACACGGCCCGGAACGGGCAGACCGTGATCGCGCTGCTCAATCGGGAGGCCACGATCAAAACGTTCGTTCGAAAGGGGGAGCATATCGAACTCCATCCTGCCAACTCTGCTATGCGACCAATTCCCGTTCATCTAACCGACGAATTTCAGATCGAAGGAGTAGTTGTCGGCGTCATTCGTCATTGTGAATAGTCTCGCGCGATTGCACGGCAAAGGAGGATGTGATGATGGCGAATCAAGGTTTCAATCAGCAGGTGATGAACCTGCAACGATCCATCCGGTCGCTTGAGGCCCATCTCCGGTTTTTAGAGCGGCAGGTACAGGTTAAACAAAAGATTGAAAAGCGAGCCGATTCCTGGTGGCGGGGGTTTTGGCAAAATGGGGGTGCAACAAGTGGCACGATGTCTCCCAAGAGTCCCATTCGCCCGAACCGCAGAAAAGATGCGGCATTGGTGTCATAGACAATCGAGGATGACTCGCTCAACAGAAGGGCAGTATGGCCGGGGGTTCAAGCGAGTAAGCGAAAGAACGGATCCCTGAAGGTGTTTCTCCGTGACGATATGACCCAAAAGAGCCACGGGTTCAAGTAGCTTGGTAGAGAGGGGTTCTGCCCGACGAGCCGCCGGTTCACACAAAGGAATTGAAGCAATAGCCCGGAGAATAAAATCCTGGAGGTGCTTCTCCAGCCGCGTCAACTACGATAGAGCGATGAAGAGCGGCTGGCTCAACCGAAGGTTGGTATGGTGGCGGTGACCCGGATCGAACGGGTGACCCGCGGCTTATGAGTCCGCTGCTCTGCCAACTGAGCTACACCGCCACGTCATTGATTTCTAAGGGGCTTTGGTCTTATCAGCCGAGTGCTCCGACCCCAAACTGTTCACCAAGTGTTCACCGCGACCATGCTCTCGCTCGTGGTGTTCCAAGTGCCTGGCCCGGCTTCCTTCCTTTGAGGTGATAGACCCAGCAACAATCCGGATGGAACTTCAGCGTGTGCTTATACCATGCAGCGAGGACGTCGTAAAGGTCCCCACCCATCACGGCCACCCGCTCCTCTTCCGTTTTCGTATGCTCTCACGCGATCCGGATCTCAACAGTGCGGCTCTGGTCTTTGGGCAACCGGAGGCCACGTTGCTCCATGATCGTCTCTCGCATTTCTCGTAGCGCTTTCAGACTGACCCACTATCCAGCACCTGGTCCTAGATAGTCTTCTAACGACTGGATGAGCTCCAGACAAAATCTCTGACCGTTAAGTTCAGAGAAAATGGTCTTGATCCACTCGAACCAAAACTGATACCTTGTAAACGTGATTATCAGAGTGTAAGGTCAGTTGCATGTCTACTCGCGACGAAGAAACCCTTCTGATCGTCGAGGCCGATCCCACCATTCGCAGAAGCCTCGCGAACTATCTCAAGACCGACTATCGTGTCCTTGGTGCCAAAACGGGAGCCGAGGCGTGGGCAACGTTGGCTAAAGAAAAGGTCGATCTTATTCTCTTTGACGATGGCGTCGCTGACGTGAAGGGCGTAGAGTTTTTTCGCGAGGCCCGCGTGCGTTATCCCGATGTCGTCCGAATTCTCCTGACGGAGTCGCGCGAGTATTCGGCGGTCATGAACATCATCAAAGAGGCGGCGGTGTATCAGGTGATTCCCACGCCCTGTCCTCCGTGGCATCTCCGTCTTCTGATCGATCGTGCGCTTGAAAGTCGAGAGCTCTCGCGACGCCATCGAATGTTGAGCCGTGATTTGAAGCTGTCCGATGGCGCCTTTCACAATCACAAAGCCCATCTCACGAAGCTGATACGGGAAAGCTATGAATTCGATAAGCTCGTGTTTGCGAGCGACGCGATGCTGGAAGTCTGCAATCTGGCGAGGAAAGCGGCTACCACCGATTTGCCGGTGTTGATAGAAGGCGAAACCGGTACGGGGAAGGAGCTCTTAGCCCGGGCGGTTCATGGGTTTAGCGAGCGGAAGGCGTTCCCATTTCTCGCTCAGAATTGCGGGGCCTTGCCCGATGAGTTGCTCCAGTCGGAATTGTTCGGACACAAACGCGGGGCCTTTACGGGCGCCGTCAGTGATCGGCTGGGATTGTTTGTAGCCGCCGACGGAGGAACTGTCTTCTTGGATGAGGTGTCTGAAGTCTCCCCTTCCTTTCAAGTGAGTCTCTTGCGGTTTCTGCAGGAAGGCGAAGTGAAGCCTCTGGGTTCTGAAAAAACCCGCCATACAAGCGTCAGGATTATTGCCGCGTCGAATCGGCCGATCAAAGAACTCGTGGCGGCCGGTGCGTTTCGGAAAGACCTCTATTACCGTCTCCGCGGATTCGAACTCACGATTCCTCCTTTGCGAAACCGTGTTGAAGATATTGCAGTGCTTGCCGAGCATTTCACGAGGAAGTACGCTGAGTTCTCGAATCGTCGTATCGCAGGGATCACGGTGCAGATGATGCGCCAGCTTCAGGCCTACCCATTTCCTGGCAATGTGCGTGAGCTGGAAACTGAGATCCGACGCATGGTGTCTCTTGCCAGTCAGGGCGAATTTTTGTCCACGGAGCATTTGTCCGACGATTTGGCCAAGGTGGTGCCGCAGGATCTGCGGCAGAAAGAGATGAACTTGATCCACTCCAGCGGGACGCTCAAACAAAAAGTCGAGCGGTTGGAGGCCCAGGTTGTGACACAAACGCTGCTTCGATTCCGTTGGAATCAAAGTAAGGTGGCCAAGGAGTTAGGATTGTCCCGTGTCGGCTTGGCGAACAAGATTCGACGATACAAACTGGCGACCACCTCCGCTGGAGACCCGCCCCATGCCCAACCCGGACGATCCTAAACGGGCAGAACATAAGGATGGGGATGAAATAGACCGATTCTTGTTCTCTCTGCTGGCCACCCCCTCTCAGGTTCCTGATTCATCCTTTCTACCGCCT
The DNA window shown above is from Nitrospira tepida and carries:
- a CDS encoding efflux RND transporter periplasmic adaptor subunit gives rise to the protein MMKTFGGRSVALFAVLLFALYVGYRIHESRSDAALLREKTLEEAVPTVAVVFPKPVPATETITLPGNIVGWYEAPMYARVTGYVKMWYKDYGDQVKTGDILAEINAPDLDAEYAQAKADLETERARYKLAEVTAKRWAALRPNHAVSEQSITVKEQELKAEAAKVKAAEQKVRNIEAFIRFKTIVAPFDGVVTQRNINVGDLVSKEGNLSTPNAKSNLFTVADVHILRLFVNVPESFGPFLQPGLTADVTVPQLPNRHFTAKFLTVSKGFDVSTRTAVTVFTIDNEDRALWPGSYAEVHLTAPVNREAFTMPSTALVFQEHGTQAAVVTEDDRVHLKPITVSKLMDQVVEVAEGLSESDRIINNPSAALLEGDQVRVVTPAPGYDLVNTESSASKDNSNPHEQSRTKAPSAPPSPVSP
- a CDS encoding efflux transporter outer membrane subunit — translated: MVRATRRCSGLVLLVLNLSACQSDWLPHADLAPDYQPPQYVVPASWHGASPFVEAKPSDGELRPDWWELYDDPVLNRLEEQAMAANPDLQAAAERFVQARDVMMKVRSQRIPQIGIGFDASDNRISDNRLFRAPDISLEQSSVVAGGLASWEPDFWSAIRNATRVETYRAEERAAEWGLARLSLQAEIGANYFTLRGYDAQIAIYSQSIALYKQSLELVRAQFAGAIASALDVARVESLLFSTETQLARVQGQRQVTEQAIAVLVNMAPASFTIKPVDDLRVANFTIPQTIPSTLLERRPDVAGMERRMAQANRAIGIARAAFFPDVRFRVGGGFEDAGINLISLANSFWSYGATVALPVFQGGYRRAQLQQAWSAYRETEDRYRSTVLNAFREVENNLSLTNRLTVAANRQDAAVGATLKTQNLTTELYQGGLASSLELIYAQVATLTARIDAVQIKAELLRASVALIRALGGGWNREQLPTDEQIQPFGTFQYVDLDKPPPAGGIDVNAANNWANNDLTKPAVP
- the lexA gene encoding transcriptional repressor LexA; protein product: MKPDELKRRRLALGLTQEELARELRTTRMTVTRYEGGTRRIPGVVDVLLKKLAEKRVLPMAGVVAAGHPIEPIAQSDFVEVPQSMVEAGGTMVLRIKGESMREEGILPGDYVVVRKQHTARNGQTVIALLNREATIKTFVRKGEHIELHPANSAMRPIPVHLTDEFQIEGVVVGVIRHCE
- a CDS encoding sigma-54-dependent transcriptional regulator, with the protein product MSTRDEETLLIVEADPTIRRSLANYLKTDYRVLGAKTGAEAWATLAKEKVDLILFDDGVADVKGVEFFREARVRYPDVVRILLTESREYSAVMNIIKEAAVYQVIPTPCPPWHLRLLIDRALESRELSRRHRMLSRDLKLSDGAFHNHKAHLTKLIRESYEFDKLVFASDAMLEVCNLARKAATTDLPVLIEGETGTGKELLARAVHGFSERKAFPFLAQNCGALPDELLQSELFGHKRGAFTGAVSDRLGLFVAADGGTVFLDEVSEVSPSFQVSLLRFLQEGEVKPLGSEKTRHTSVRIIAASNRPIKELVAAGAFRKDLYYRLRGFELTIPPLRNRVEDIAVLAEHFTRKYAEFSNRRIAGITVQMMRQLQAYPFPGNVRELETEIRRMVSLASQGEFLSTEHLSDDLAKVVPQDLRQKEMNLIHSSGTLKQKVERLEAQVVTQTLLRFRWNQSKVAKELGLSRVGLANKIRRYKLATTSAGDPPHAQPGRS